The window ATATCGTCATAAGTATAGACCGCAACTGTCTCGACTGATGTGATTTCCCATCAGAACCGGAATCATGACCACGCATCTACTTTTGGCAATATACCCATTTCCGCGCTAATCACCTCAGTGGGCTTTACCAGTCTCACACCATACACTAGACAGTACTGCAGAGCACTAGTACAAGGACAGTTGTCTGAAGGTGAACATCACACACTGGTAAGTATAAGTCCGACTGTGGAAAAAGCTTCCTTCTCAACATGGCTCCTGACAGAATTTGATTAGTCTTGGGCTGTGTCTCGTGGTATATTACCTCTTAAGTCTCTCTATCTCTTAGTCCGTAATAGAATATTGAGAGATGTGAGTAGGGTTGTAAGTAAAGATTGCCGATGGTGTCGTGCATTATCCACCTAATCAAATTATTTTAGACGATGCGGGACTCCTCTACGGATTACAGGCTGTTGCCGCTTGGAACGAGTTCTTCAATTACCCGAAGGGTATAGTCCTCGGGCTCTATGCGTTAAGGAGACTTCACTAGGACAAAGACCGATCCCGCggccaaggcaaagaacAGATTAGCAGAAGCCTCCCTGATATGCCAAGTATTAAGCTAACGGCGTTACCGATGACCCTCTCGTTCAGTGGGAAATGACCGAAATTGAAGCGGTACTCGAGGAAGAACgcgtaaataataatacgtCCTACCTTGACTTCTTCAGGATGGTTGGGAACCGAAGGCGTCTAGTTGTTCTCTTATCTCTTTATATAGGGACGAATTGGGTCGGCAACGGGATTATCTCCTAGTAGGTCCAACTGCTCAGTTATCAATCCATTTAGTTGACATTCTGCATGACAGTTATCTTACGCCTGTCCTTCGCTCTATTGGAGTGACCTCTCCGGGACAAATCATACTTCTTACGGCTGGGTTGGGTGCGTGTGAATCTCAAATCCTCAGCGGCCTTCAGCGGCCACGAGTAGAGGCTAATTTGGGTAATTATAGCAATCTGGAACCTCGTCATCGCATTTGGCGCTGCCATAAATGTCGAGCGCTTTGGCCGTCgtcctctcttctttatcTCTATTATTGGCATGCTCATTTCCTACCGCTTTGTGACGGGGCTCTTGGCTGGATTTTCAACAACAAAGAAGTCTGGACTGAGTATTGCCGTTATCCCATTCTTGTTTCTGTGAGTGACAGTCAACAGTGTAGACAGGGAAGCTGACACTATACTTTAGCTACTACGGCTTTTACGACATCGCCTGGACACCGCTACCGGTCTCATACACGGCTGAGATTCTACCTTTCAACCTGCGTACAAAAGGTCTCGCCATCTTTGTTTCTGTTGGGACCGCCACAAACGCGTTCAATCAGTTTATGAATCCCGTAGCTTTACAAGCCATGGGATGGAAATAGTGAGTGTGCCCGATGTATCCATTTGAAGGGGGCGAAGATGCTGACTTTGGGCAGCTGTATAGTATACATCTCCATCCTTGCGTTCTATCTCGTCTTTTCGTACATAGCATCGAAGAAGTCTCAGTGATATTTGACAAGCGAAATGGACACATCGAGAAACTGAATGACCTTGCAATGCACGCCGTCGAGATACATGGGAACCGCGAGGAGATGGCCTTTGAACCAAAGGAAAACATTTCTCACGTAGAAAAGGTCTGAAAACACGAGTTACAGAATTGTAAATGGTATATAATTATTGCAGGGAATTGCATACAATACAATACATGCTCATATCGTAGTTCTTACGCGTCAATCGTGTAACTCAGCCAGACATAATACCTAATCCTCTCACCA is drawn from Trichoderma asperellum chromosome 4, complete sequence and contains these coding sequences:
- a CDS encoding uncharacterized protein (EggNog:ENOG41~TransMembrane:4 (i12-31o43-63i75-97o103-120i)) is translated as MVGNRRRLVVLLSLYIGTNWVGNGIISYYLTPVLRSIGVTSPGQIILLTAGLAIWNLVIAFGAAINVERFGRRPLFFISIIGMLISYRFVTGLLAGFSTTKKSGLSIAVIPFLFLYYGFYDIAWTPLPVSYTAEILPFNLRTKGLAIFVSVGTATNAFNQFMNPVALQAMGWKYIHLHPCVLSRLFVHSIEEVSVIFDKRNGHIEKLNDLAMHAVEIHGNREEMAFEPKENISHVEKV